In Spinacia oleracea cultivar Varoflay chromosome 5, BTI_SOV_V1, whole genome shotgun sequence, a single window of DNA contains:
- the LOC110804361 gene encoding eukaryotic translation initiation factor 2 subunit beta isoform X2, giving the protein MGREVNESGRNAFLGSTKKKISVGTSKLLDYDSDAAGDMYDSGEADEEEDALVQQSRYPLERSERVYEYKELLQRVFSLLLENNPQRAEDKRRSVLRPPQILPEGTTRTVLVNIMDLCKTMHRQPEQLINFLLIGLGTSGTLDDENKLILRGRFAPKSLENLLQEYINENVLCNICRTPDTILSKENNIVLLQCELCGSERPVAPIGAVYGTRIARRKTGT; this is encoded by the exons ATGGGGAGAGAAG TGAATGAAAGTGGAAGAAATGCGTTTCTTGGTTCAACAAAGAAGAAAATATCA GTAGGAACCAGTAAATTGCTTGATTACGATTCTGATGCTGCTGGAGACATGTATG ATAGTGGTGAGGCAGATGAGGAAGAAGATGCACTTGTTCAACAATCTAGGTACCCTTTGGAAAGAAGTGAACGTGTTTACGAGTATAAAGAG CTTCTACAAAGAGTGTTTAGTCTTCTGCTTGAAAATAATCCTCAGCGTGCTGAAGATAAGCGAAGATCAGTTTTGAGGCCACCTCAAATTCTCCCAGAAGGTACCACACGGACAGTCTTGGTGAATATCATGGATCTATGTAAAAC GATGCATAGGCAGCCAGAGCAACTGATAAATTTTCTGCTAATCGGACTGGGCACTAGTGGAACATTAGATGACGAGAACAAATTGATACTTAGGGGAAGATTTGCTCCTAAAAGTTTAGAGAATTTATTGCAAGAATATATCA ATGAAAATGTCCTTTGTAATATTTGTAGAACTCCAGACACAATTCTTTCAAAAGAAAACAACATCGTCCTCCTCCAGTGTGAGCTG TGTGGTTCTGAACGACCTGTGGCTCCCATTGGAGCTGTTTATGGTACTCGTATAGCGCGTAGGAAGACTGGGACATAA
- the LOC110804361 gene encoding eukaryotic translation initiation factor 2 subunit beta isoform X1, translating to MTEETSQQAMGDIPEIAPFDPTKKKKKKKVVIQHHLVDSLHNSMGREVNESGRNAFLGSTKKKISVGTSKLLDYDSDAAGDMYDSGEADEEEDALVQQSRYPLERSERVYEYKELLQRVFSLLLENNPQRAEDKRRSVLRPPQILPEGTTRTVLVNIMDLCKTMHRQPEQLINFLLIGLGTSGTLDDENKLILRGRFAPKSLENLLQEYINENVLCNICRTPDTILSKENNIVLLQCELCGSERPVAPIGAVYGTRIARRKTGT from the exons ATGACTGAAGAAACCTCGCAGCAAGCAATGGGGGACATACCCGAA ATTGCACCTTTTGACCCAaccaagaagaagaaaaagaagaaggttGTCATTCAGCATCATTTGGTTGATTCTTTGCATAACTCAATGGGGAGAGAAG TGAATGAAAGTGGAAGAAATGCGTTTCTTGGTTCAACAAAGAAGAAAATATCA GTAGGAACCAGTAAATTGCTTGATTACGATTCTGATGCTGCTGGAGACATGTATG ATAGTGGTGAGGCAGATGAGGAAGAAGATGCACTTGTTCAACAATCTAGGTACCCTTTGGAAAGAAGTGAACGTGTTTACGAGTATAAAGAG CTTCTACAAAGAGTGTTTAGTCTTCTGCTTGAAAATAATCCTCAGCGTGCTGAAGATAAGCGAAGATCAGTTTTGAGGCCACCTCAAATTCTCCCAGAAGGTACCACACGGACAGTCTTGGTGAATATCATGGATCTATGTAAAAC GATGCATAGGCAGCCAGAGCAACTGATAAATTTTCTGCTAATCGGACTGGGCACTAGTGGAACATTAGATGACGAGAACAAATTGATACTTAGGGGAAGATTTGCTCCTAAAAGTTTAGAGAATTTATTGCAAGAATATATCA ATGAAAATGTCCTTTGTAATATTTGTAGAACTCCAGACACAATTCTTTCAAAAGAAAACAACATCGTCCTCCTCCAGTGTGAGCTG TGTGGTTCTGAACGACCTGTGGCTCCCATTGGAGCTGTTTATGGTACTCGTATAGCGCGTAGGAAGACTGGGACATAA
- the LOC110804360 gene encoding receptor-like protein kinase FERONIA produces the protein MGKKLALIIWLSVLINVIVAQNYTPKENILLNCGDTDKQSTDADGRKWNSDVGSKFLSSSKETSVAEADTQAPDVAEVPFMSARLFRANFTYSIAVAPGRKFVRLYFYPNTYAGLNSTNAIFSVTAGPITLLSNFSAAQTTQALNFDYLIKEYSINVEGDTLSLTFSPSSNYTNSFAFVNGIEVVSMPYIYEDADGTAVVGGGAPFTIDNTTALEGLYRLNVGGNYIPPTKDTGLFRSWSDDTPYIFGAATGTTNVADVNVTFTNSTPSFTAPLDVYSTARFMTMNNSVNLNFNLTWLFTVDTGFSYLVRLHFCEIFANISKTNQFVFNIYLNNQTAYPGYDIIALATSNGIPNVQDFVVFLPDSKEPQQDLWLALHPDTSGTPKPNYYNSFLNGVEIFKMSTPTGSLAGQNPIPAPIPDFIESPSGSSHSTSHTAAIGGGIAGAVGLVFLVALLACFISRRRRYGKVSNPSDGPSGWLPLSLYGNSHTSGSAKTTTTGSYTSSLPSNLCRHFSFAEIKSATKNFDESRVLGVGGFGKVYRGEIDGGSMKVAIKRGNPLSEQGIHEFQTEIEMLSKLRHRHLVSLLGYCEENGEMILVYDYMAFGTLREHLYKTKNPPLPWKQRLEISIGAARGLHYLHTGAKHTIIHRDVKTTNILVDEKWVAKVSDFGLSKTGPSLDHTHVSTVVKGSFGYLDPEYFRRQQLTDKSDVYSFGVVLFELLCARPALNPSLPKEQVSLAEWAVYCYKKGILDQITDPYLKGKIAPECFKKFAETAMKCVSDQSIDRPSMGDVLWNLEFALQLQESAEESGAIGGIEFVEGKYDVECGKKDPDESRTFDGTVTDSRSTMSIGGRSLASEDSDGLTPSAVFSQIMNPKGR, from the coding sequence ATGGGGAAGAAATTAGCTTTGATTATATGGTTATCTgtattaataaatgtaattgTAGCACAAAATTATACACCAAAAGAAAATATACTGTTGAATTGTGGGGACACCGACAAACAAAGCACCGATGCCGATGGTCGGAAATGGAACTCCGACGTCGGATCCAAGTTCTTGTCATCATCTAAAGAAACATCCGTAGCTGAGGCTGACACTCAAGCCCCTGATGTTGCTGAGGTTCCGTTTATGAGTGCTAGGCTTTTCCGGGCTAATTTCACCTACTCTATTGCTGTTGCCCCTGGTCGAAAATTTGTCCGTCTTTACTTCTATCCCAATACTTATGCTGGTCTTAATTCCACCAATGCCATCTTTTCCGTCACCGCCGGCCCTATTACATTACTTAGCAACTTTAGTGCTGCTCAGACCACACAAGCCCTTAACTTTGATTACCTTATCAAAGAGTATTCCATCAATGTGGAGGGTGATACTTTGAGCTTAACCTTTTCTCCCTCGTCCAATTACACAAACTCCTTTGCCTTTGTCAATGGTATTGAGGTCGTGTCTATGCCTTACATCTATGAAGATGCTGATGGGACAGCCGTGGTTGGTGGTGGTGCCCCATTTACCATTGATAACACCACCGCTCTTGAGGGTTTGTATCGGCTCAATGTGGGTGGGAATTACATTCCACCCACCAAGGATACAGGCCTTTTTAGGTCGTGGTCTGATGACACACCTTACATATTTGGGGCTGCAACCGGAACCACCAATGTTGCTGATGTAAATGTCACTTTTACCAACTCCACGCCGTCTTTCACTGCTCCTCTTGACGTTTACTCCACTGCCAGGTTCATGACAATGAACAATTCTGTCAACCTCAATTTTAACTTGACATGGTTGTTTACCGTTGATACTGGGTTTAGTTACTTGGTTAGACTGCATTTCTGTGAGATCTTTGCTAATATATCAAAGACAAACCAGTTTGTGTTTAATATCTACCTCAACAATCAAACTGCTTACCCTGGATATGATATCATTGCCTTGGCAACCAGCAATGGGATACCTAATGTTCAGGACTTTGTGGTGTTTCTTCCCGATAGTAAAGAACCTCAGCAGGATCTATGGCTTGCACTGCATCCAGATACCAGTGGTACTCCCAAACCCAATTACTATAACTCATTTCTGAATGGAGTTGAGATATTTAAGATGAGCACCCCCACTGGTTCTCTTGCTGGCCAGAATCCAATTCCTGCCCCCATACCAGACTTCATTGAATCTCCATCAGGCTCGTCACATTCAACTAGTCATACGGCAGCTATTGGTGGAGGTATTGCTGGAGCTGTTGGACTAGTCTTCCTGGTTGCTTTATTAGCCTGTTTCATCTCTCGCCGCCGGAGGTACGGAAAGGTATCCAACCCAAGTGATGGTCCATCGGGTTGGCTTCCCCTTTCCCTGTATGGAAACTCACATACCTCTGGATCTGCAAAGACCACTACCACTGGAAGCTAtacttcttctcttccttcaaACCTCTGTCGCCATTTCTCTTTTGCAGAGATTAAATCCGCCACCAAAAATTTCGACGAGTCTCGTGTCCTTGGGGTTGGAGGTTTTGGTAAAGTATACAGGGGAGAAATTGATGGTGGGTCAATGAAAGTAGCTATCAAGCGTGGGAACCCGCTTTCTGAGCAAGGTATACATGAGTTCCAAACTGAAATTGAGATGCTTTCCAAGCTTCGTCATCGTCACCTTGTCTCTCTGCTTGGTTACTGTGAAGAAAATGGAGAAATGATCCTTGTGTATGATTACATGGCTTTCGGAACCCTTCGTGAGCATCTCTACAAAACAAAAAACCCCCCTCTGCCATGGAAACAAAGACTCGAGATTTCAATTGGTGCTGCTCGCGGACTGCACTACCTCCACACTGGGGCCAAGCATACTATTATTCATCGAGATGTCAAGACAACTAACATTCTCGTGGATGAAAAGTGGGTGGCCAAGGTTTCTGACTTTGGCTTGTCTAAAACAGGACCTTCATTGGATCACACTCATGTTAGTACTGTTGTGAAAGGTAGTTTTGGATATCTGGATCCTGAGTACTTCAGAAGGCAGCAACTCACTGACAAGTCGGATGTTTACTCATTCGGGGTTGTTCTGTTTGAGCTCTTGTGTGCTCGGCCTGCTCTGAACCCTTCCTTACCAAAAGAGCAAGTTAGTTTGGCGGAGTGGGCAGTATATTGCTATAAAAAGGGCATACTTGACCAGATTACAGACCCATATCTGAAAGGGAAGATAGCTCCTGAATGCTTCAAGAAGTTTGCAGAGACAGCTATGAAATGTGTATCCGATCAAAGTATTGATAGACCATCAATGGGTGATGTGCTGTGGAACCTCGAGTTTGCTCTGCAGTTACAGGAGAGTGCAGAAGAGAGTGGTGCCATTGGTGGGATAGAGTTTGTTGAAGGGAAGTATGACGTTGAGTGTGGAAAGAAGGATCCAGATGAATCCCGGACATTTGATGGAACTGTGACAGACTCAAGGAGTACGATGAGCATTGGTGGTCGCAGTCTTGCCAGTGAAGATTCCGATGGTCTGACACCAAGTGCTGTGTTCTCTCAGATAATGAATCCCAAGGGACGTTAA